In one Mucilaginibacter ginsenosidivorax genomic region, the following are encoded:
- a CDS encoding translocation/assembly module TamB domain-containing protein, translating to MKKILRITLKTILWILVSVVLLVILVVILIQVPAVQNFAKNKAVTFLQNKIHTKVKIGHISLGLPKLLVLEDVYFEDQKKDTLIAGEKLKVDISMLKLLHNQVEVNEINLQGITANISRGADSVFNFDYIIKAFAGEQKKEVKPTDTTSTMKFSIDKVNLDRINVKYKDVTTGNDVKFLLGHFDTRIKDFDMDKMKFTIPKITLSGVNARIIQTPAGSSIAQAAKVDTAVTPMNLDLNLGQIDLSKIKVDYQSSEMTANINLNKLLVNMDKIDLKHQKVGIKDIELNDTKAALSFAKPQTVAKAIVKTAKKLDTLVAAPQSSRWAVTLGKISLNNNNVKFDNNAQKAIAKGLDYAHMDIRDLNVEAENMAYTSDTISGKINDFSFAEKSGLKINKFHTAFFYGPTNAYMNDLLLETPQTTLQKSVQVRYPSIAAISKNVGSLGINADLNGSRLGLKDVLLLMPTMAAMEPFKSSPGAVFKINGKVRGQVNNLDIPSLDIAGLSSTRIKASAKLKGLPDINKAYFDVTINDFNTSRADIARLAPAGSIPANVTIPENMNLKGNFKGGMYTFNTRLGLRSSLGAADVIASVKNLQNKQKASYKANIKVNELNVGALTKQPQTVGKITLTANVDGYGLEPKTANIKFDGNLANAYVKGYTYKNLALKGSSHNGAYTAVVRMKDPNIDFSLDAKANLNKKYPSASGILTVDSINLKKLNFTAGEMRFHGKIVADVPTADPDYLNADVKATDLLVVNGTQRIRLDTISLISTANADSSTLRLKTPVMSAHMAGKYKLTQVSDAVQDVINKYFNTAIAGGQQVAITKKDAKGKTVKTGKVKPVVAAKYSPQQFVFDAKLVKTPLLTQFAPDLKTLDPVLLKGSFNSESGELVVNGWIPKVVYGTNTVNKGSLKINTGNNALNYNLSVDEVKVGSSVDLLYTSISGSAQNNKLGVSLQVRDAAKKERFRVAGTFSILPDEYQFSFNPDGLLLDYMPWAVNADNFLQYGPKGVLAHNFTISNSNQVLSINSKTQEFNAPLDVKFSNFKIEGLAKMAKQDSLQVGGVINGDAEVSNFQASPVFTAAININDFNFKGDTVGNIALKVNNQTADAYAATVDITGKGNQVKLDGIYYTNPASKFDLNLNIVSLNMKSIEGFAFGSIRNASGNITGQLKISGTTTAPAIRGDVSFNKVGFNVSMLNSYFTMPQESITFNDQGIRFNDFTLVDSTGNKAIITGSVYTKTYTDFAFGMDINAKNFRAVNSTQADNKLFYGKLYIDTRIKVRGNMDKPVVDASLTVNDKTDMTFVLPTNDPGIEDRKGVVEFIDQNAPKLDSILLARQLDSLKKTNVKGLDLSANIVVSKEAAFTIVVDERNGDVVHLKGEANLNGGIDPSGKTNLTGTYVVNSGSYNLAYATVKRTFLFKKGSTIVWTGDPTSANIDLTAVYVANVPPIDLVENQLSGSDNATMYKQKLPFNVNLNLKNQLLTPDISFDIVLPDSTYTVSSDVINNVNTRLTQVRQDPNELNKQVLGVLILGHFIGDNPLQSQGGSGGVEGAIRSSVSSLLSDQLNKLAGNLIEGVDLNFGLTSGEDYSSGTATNRTDLNVGLSKRFLNDRLTVTVGNNFNLEGAQQGQKATNIAGDVSVGYKLSKDGRYSLRAYRKDEFIVIQGQVIETGLGFTLTVDYNRFREIFRKRTEEEKEMRRKYKQEQKEKDKEKDAANKAAEDKAKADSTITH from the coding sequence TTGAAAAAAATATTACGAATAACCCTCAAAACAATACTTTGGATACTGGTGAGTGTAGTTTTACTGGTTATCCTTGTAGTTATTTTGATACAGGTGCCTGCTGTGCAAAATTTTGCTAAAAATAAGGCGGTAACTTTTTTACAAAACAAAATACACACTAAAGTTAAAATAGGCCACATTAGCCTTGGCCTGCCCAAGCTCCTGGTGTTGGAAGACGTATACTTTGAAGACCAAAAGAAAGACACCCTGATAGCCGGCGAAAAACTGAAGGTAGATATCAGCATGCTGAAGCTGCTGCACAACCAGGTAGAAGTTAATGAAATTAACCTGCAGGGCATAACTGCTAACATAAGCAGAGGTGCCGATAGTGTTTTTAACTTTGATTATATAATTAAAGCCTTTGCAGGCGAACAGAAAAAAGAGGTGAAGCCTACCGACACAACCTCTACCATGAAGTTTTCTATCGACAAGGTAAACCTGGATAGGATCAATGTTAAATACAAGGATGTAACTACGGGCAACGATGTAAAATTCCTGCTTGGCCATTTTGATACCAGAATTAAGGATTTTGATATGGATAAAATGAAATTTACCATACCCAAAATCACGTTGTCGGGCGTAAATGCGCGTATCATTCAAACCCCGGCCGGATCATCAATAGCGCAGGCGGCCAAGGTAGATACTGCCGTAACGCCTATGAACCTGGATTTGAATTTAGGGCAGATAGATCTGTCTAAAATAAAGGTTGATTATCAAAGCAGCGAAATGACGGCCAATATTAACCTCAACAAGCTGTTGGTTAATATGGATAAGATAGACCTGAAACACCAAAAGGTGGGCATTAAAGATATCGAGCTGAATGATACCAAAGCGGCCTTAAGCTTTGCCAAACCTCAAACGGTAGCAAAAGCCATTGTTAAAACCGCCAAAAAGCTGGATACCCTTGTGGCTGCTCCGCAATCATCGCGCTGGGCCGTTACGCTGGGTAAAATCAGCTTAAATAACAATAATGTTAAGTTTGATAACAACGCCCAAAAGGCTATTGCCAAAGGCCTTGATTATGCCCACATGGACATTCGCGACCTGAATGTTGAAGCGGAGAATATGGCCTATACATCGGATACTATCTCTGGTAAAATAAATGATTTTTCTTTCGCCGAAAAAAGCGGATTGAAGATCAATAAATTCCATACAGCATTCTTTTATGGGCCAACCAATGCTTACATGAACGACTTGTTATTGGAAACACCACAAACTACGTTGCAAAAGTCGGTTCAGGTGCGGTACCCTTCTATTGCTGCTATCAGTAAAAACGTTGGCTCGTTAGGTATCAATGCCGATTTGAACGGCAGTCGACTGGGGTTAAAAGACGTGTTATTGCTGATGCCAACAATGGCTGCTATGGAACCATTTAAATCATCGCCGGGCGCCGTATTTAAGATAAACGGCAAAGTGAGGGGGCAGGTAAATAACCTGGATATCCCCAGCCTGGATATTGCGGGCCTGAGCAGCACCCGCATTAAGGCATCGGCAAAGCTAAAGGGCCTGCCCGATATCAACAAAGCCTATTTTGATGTTACCATAAACGATTTTAACACCAGCCGCGCGGATATTGCCAGGCTGGCGCCCGCAGGCAGCATCCCGGCAAATGTAACCATCCCCGAAAACATGAACCTTAAGGGGAACTTTAAAGGTGGCATGTATACTTTTAACACAAGGCTTGGCCTCAGATCAAGCCTTGGTGCAGCGGATGTTATTGCATCGGTAAAAAATTTACAAAACAAGCAAAAAGCGAGTTATAAGGCCAATATTAAAGTTAACGAGCTAAACGTAGGCGCGCTTACCAAACAACCACAAACCGTAGGTAAAATTACGTTAACCGCCAATGTAGATGGTTATGGCCTCGAGCCCAAAACGGCTAATATTAAATTTGATGGTAACCTGGCCAATGCGTACGTAAAAGGTTATACCTATAAAAACCTGGCATTAAAAGGTAGTTCGCACAACGGCGCTTACACCGCGGTTGTCCGGATGAAAGACCCTAATATTGATTTTAGCCTGGATGCCAAAGCCAATCTGAATAAAAAATATCCTTCGGCTTCGGGCATTTTAACCGTTGATAGCATCAACCTCAAAAAACTTAATTTTACTGCCGGCGAAATGCGGTTTCATGGCAAGATAGTGGCTGATGTGCCGACCGCAGATCCTGATTACCTGAACGCCGATGTTAAGGCGACAGATTTGTTGGTGGTTAATGGAACCCAACGGATAAGATTAGATACCATAAGCCTCATCTCGACAGCTAATGCGGATAGCAGCACGCTGCGTTTAAAAACGCCGGTTATGAGCGCTCATATGGCCGGTAAATACAAGCTTACCCAGGTTAGCGATGCCGTGCAGGACGTAATTAATAAATACTTTAACACCGCCATTGCGGGCGGGCAGCAGGTGGCCATTACCAAAAAGGACGCAAAGGGTAAAACGGTTAAAACCGGCAAAGTTAAACCCGTCGTAGCCGCCAAATATTCGCCGCAGCAATTTGTGTTTGATGCTAAGCTGGTTAAAACTCCCTTACTCACCCAGTTTGCGCCCGATTTAAAAACGCTTGACCCGGTATTGTTAAAAGGAAGCTTTAATAGCGAAAGTGGCGAATTGGTTGTAAACGGATGGATACCCAAAGTGGTTTACGGTACCAATACCGTAAACAAGGGAAGCCTGAAGATAAATACGGGTAACAATGCGCTTAATTATAATCTGTCTGTAGATGAGGTGAAAGTTGGCTCATCGGTTGATCTGTTGTATACCAGCATATCTGGTAGCGCGCAAAACAATAAACTGGGCGTTAGCTTACAAGTAAGGGATGCTGCAAAAAAAGAGCGTTTCCGGGTAGCCGGCACATTTAGTATTTTGCCAGATGAATACCAGTTTAGCTTTAACCCCGACGGGCTTTTATTAGATTATATGCCATGGGCTGTTAATGCCGATAACTTTTTACAATATGGACCTAAAGGAGTGCTGGCACATAACTTTACCATTAGCAACAGCAACCAGGTATTAAGCATTAACAGTAAAACACAGGAGTTTAACGCGCCGCTTGATGTTAAGTTCAGCAACTTTAAAATAGAAGGCCTTGCCAAAATGGCCAAACAGGATAGTCTGCAGGTAGGCGGTGTTATTAACGGCGACGCAGAGGTTAGTAACTTCCAGGCGTCACCAGTATTTACGGCGGCAATTAACATTAACGATTTTAATTTTAAAGGGGATACCGTAGGGAACATTGCTTTAAAAGTAAATAACCAAACGGCCGATGCGTATGCAGCAACAGTTGATATTACCGGCAAAGGCAACCAGGTTAAGTTGGATGGTATTTACTACACCAACCCCGCAAGCAAGTTTGATCTTAACCTGAACATCGTGAGCCTGAATATGAAAAGTATCGAAGGCTTTGCATTTGGCAGCATCCGCAATGCATCGGGTAACATTACGGGCCAGTTAAAAATATCCGGTACCACAACGGCACCTGCTATCAGGGGCGATGTAAGCTTCAATAAAGTTGGGTTTAATGTATCAATGCTCAACTCGTATTTCACCATGCCGCAGGAGAGTATTACATTTAATGACCAGGGTATCCGCTTTAACGATTTTACGCTGGTTGATTCTACAGGTAATAAGGCCATAATCACCGGGAGTGTGTACACCAAAACCTATACCGATTTTGCGTTCGGTATGGATATCAACGCCAAAAATTTCAGGGCGGTAAATTCCACCCAGGCCGATAATAAGCTGTTTTATGGCAAGCTTTATATTGATACCAGGATAAAAGTGCGGGGTAACATGGATAAGCCCGTGGTTGATGCAAGCCTTACCGTGAACGATAAAACCGACATGACTTTTGTATTGCCCACTAATGATCCAGGCATCGAAGACAGAAAAGGGGTGGTAGAGTTCATTGACCAAAACGCGCCGAAACTCGATTCGATATTATTGGCCAGGCAATTGGATTCACTTAAAAAAACCAATGTTAAAGGACTCGATTTATCGGCGAATATTGTGGTAAGCAAAGAAGCTGCCTTTACCATTGTAGTAGACGAACGCAACGGCGATGTGGTGCACTTAAAGGGCGAGGCTAACCTGAACGGAGGCATAGACCCAAGTGGTAAAACAAACTTAACAGGTACATATGTGGTTAATTCGGGATCATACAACCTGGCTTATGCTACCGTGAAACGAACTTTCCTATTTAAAAAAGGCAGTACTATTGTTTGGACAGGCGACCCGACCAGTGCTAATATAGATTTGACCGCCGTATATGTGGCCAATGTGCCACCTATCGACCTGGTCGAAAATCAGCTGTCCGGTTCGGATAACGCAACCATGTATAAGCAAAAGCTGCCATTTAATGTAAACCTTAATCTTAAAAACCAATTGTTAACACCCGATATCAGCTTTGATATTGTATTGCCCGATAGCACATATACCGTATCGTCAGATGTGATCAATAACGTGAATACACGCCTTACCCAGGTTAGGCAGGATCCTAATGAGCTAAACAAACAGGTGTTGGGTGTATTGATATTGGGCCATTTTATAGGCGATAATCCTTTACAAAGCCAGGGCGGCAGCGGTGGCGTTGAAGGTGCCATCCGCAGCAGTGTAAGTAGCTTACTATCAGATCAGCTGAATAAACTGGCCGGCAACCTCATTGAGGGTGTCGATCTCAACTTCGGATTAACATCCGGCGAGGATTATTCATCCGGCACAGCCACAAACCGAACGGACCTGAATGTGGGGCTATCTAAACGGTTCCTGAACGATAGGCTAACAGTAACTGTTGGCAACAACTTTAACCTGGAAGGCGCGCAGCAAGGCCAAAAGGCCACCAATATAGCCGGAGATGTATCTGTTGGTTACAAATTAAGTAAGGATGGGCGTTACAGCTTACGCGCTTACCGCAAGGATGAGTTTATAGTTATACAGGGGCAGGTTATTGAAACGGGTTTAGGCTTTACCCTTACGGTTGATTATAACCGCTTCCGGGAGATATTCAGGAAACGTACCGAAGAAGAAAAAGAGATGCGCCGTAAATACAAGCAAGAGCAAAAAGAAAAAGATAAGGAAAAGGATGCTGCTAATAAAGCCGCCGAAGATAAAGCCAAAGCAGATAGCACTATTACACACTAA
- a CDS encoding OmpH family outer membrane protein codes for MKTTVSTLTKFAFGILIAGSIAACNQNKTADKPASGATTVSDGKDAIVYINSDTLLSKYEYTKDMNKRLEEKGKASQGDLQNKGQAFQREVAEYQKSAATLPADQRQATEQRLQRKQQELQGYQQNATAEFQNAQATEASKQYDKIADFAKAYAKEKGYKLVLLYSKANPTVLYGDPSLDVTADVIKRLNDAYAKEKK; via the coding sequence ATGAAAACTACTGTTTCAACTTTAACAAAATTTGCCTTCGGGATATTAATTGCAGGTAGCATTGCCGCCTGTAACCAAAATAAAACTGCCGATAAACCAGCTTCAGGCGCTACTACCGTAAGCGATGGTAAGGATGCAATTGTTTATATCAACTCAGATACCTTACTAAGTAAATATGAGTACACGAAGGATATGAACAAACGCCTGGAAGAAAAAGGCAAAGCCTCACAAGGCGATTTGCAAAACAAAGGACAGGCTTTTCAGCGTGAAGTTGCCGAGTACCAAAAAAGTGCAGCAACATTGCCTGCCGACCAACGCCAGGCTACTGAGCAACGTTTACAACGCAAGCAACAGGAGTTGCAAGGCTATCAGCAAAATGCTACTGCCGAGTTCCAAAATGCGCAGGCTACCGAAGCAAGCAAACAATACGATAAGATTGCTGATTTTGCTAAAGCTTACGCTAAAGAAAAAGGTTACAAATTGGTGTTGTTATACTCAAAAGCAAACCCAACCGTATTATATGGCGATCCATCTTTAGATGTAACTGCTGATGTGATCAAAAGACTTAACGACGCTTACGCGAAAGAGAAAAAATAA
- a CDS encoding nucleoside deaminase, which produces MENTAHEKFMRIAIELSEYNVKQGMGGPFGAVITKDGMILARSANRVVPTNDPTAHAEVSVIRLACQELGTYDLSGCEIYTSCEPCPMCLGAIYWARIDKVYYANTKADAAAIGFDDHDIYDELASPMADRKLPFVQLLRDEAIAAFKLWEAEENKTKY; this is translated from the coding sequence ATGGAAAACACGGCACATGAAAAATTCATGCGGATAGCAATTGAGCTATCCGAGTATAATGTAAAGCAGGGGATGGGTGGCCCTTTTGGCGCCGTTATAACAAAAGATGGCATGATCCTGGCCCGTAGTGCCAACCGGGTTGTTCCTACAAATGATCCGACGGCGCATGCCGAGGTATCGGTTATCCGCCTGGCCTGCCAGGAGTTAGGCACTTATGATCTTTCCGGTTGCGAAATTTATACCAGTTGCGAACCTTGCCCCATGTGCCTTGGCGCCATATATTGGGCCCGTATTGATAAGGTTTACTATGCCAACACCAAAGCCGATGCTGCGGCAATTGGGTTTGATGACCATGATATATACGATGAACTTGCAAGCCCCATGGCTGATAGAAAGTTACCCTTTGTTCAATTGCTGCGCGATGAGGCAATAGCTGCCTTTAAGCTGTGGGAAGCAGAAGAGAATAAGACGAAATATTGA
- a CDS encoding aspartyl protease family protein has product MTSIPLQIIDLHDDGYHPLIEVILFGKAFIMVLDTGASKTAFDQTMLAEASEATFISESDKLSTGLGTNTMQSFTALISGMQIGSVLVDDFEVAVLDLSTINIAYGQMGHPQVLGVLGGDILMKYRVVIDYGKQLIKLKKPRVKRG; this is encoded by the coding sequence ATGACATCTATTCCACTCCAGATCATCGACCTGCATGACGATGGCTACCATCCGTTAATTGAGGTGATACTGTTTGGCAAAGCATTTATTATGGTGTTAGATACCGGGGCGTCAAAAACCGCTTTTGACCAAACCATGCTGGCCGAAGCAAGTGAGGCAACTTTTATATCTGAAAGCGACAAACTGTCAACAGGCTTAGGCACCAATACCATGCAGTCGTTCACTGCTTTAATCAGCGGCATGCAAATAGGTAGTGTATTGGTTGATGATTTTGAAGTTGCTGTACTGGACTTATCCACCATCAACATAGCCTATGGCCAAATGGGGCATCCACAGGTATTGGGTGTTTTAGGCGGCGATATATTGATGAAATATAGAGTGGTGATTGATTATGGTAAACAGCTTATTAAACTGAAAAAGCCCCGCGTTAAGCGAGGCTGA
- the gyrB gene encoding DNA topoisomerase (ATP-hydrolyzing) subunit B, whose amino-acid sequence MSEENQDKSNYSADNIQVLEGLEAVRKRPSMYIGDTGVKGLHHLVYEVVDNSIDEALAGHCDTIKVFILKDNSIRVEDNGRGIPTAMHTKEKKSALEVVMTVLHAGGKFDKDTYKVSGGLHGVGVSCVNALSIHLTALVYREGKVWTQEYSEGKPLFDVKTIGDTEKRGTTIIFKPDATIFTLTTEYKYDTLAGRLRELSFLNKGIRLSLTDERIPNEDGSFPTEEFYSEGGLREFVKFLDGTRQSIIPEPIYLDGVKNGIPVELAFQYNDTYSENVFSYVNNINTIEGGTHVAGFRRGLTRTLKAYADKSGLLKNMKMEITGDDFREGLTAVISVKVQEPQFEGQTKTKLGNNEVMGAVDMAVGEILGNFLEENPKEAKLIVNKVILAATARAAARKARELVQRKSVMTGSGLPGKLSDCANNDPSLCELYLVEGDSAGGTAKQGRDREYQAILPLRGKILNVEKAMEHKIYENEEIKNMFTGLGVSRGTPDDDKALNLTKLRYHKIIIMTDADVDGSHITTLILTFFFRYMKELVEAGYVYIASPPLYQVKKGKEFEYCWNDVQRDAAIQRLKGAGKEDSVHVQRYKGLGEMNDIQLWDTTMNPATRTLKRATIENAAECDHTFSMLMGDEVAPRREFIERNAKYAKIDT is encoded by the coding sequence ATGAGCGAAGAAAATCAGGACAAATCCAATTATTCAGCAGATAATATACAGGTATTAGAAGGTTTAGAGGCGGTACGTAAGCGTCCGTCCATGTACATTGGTGATACAGGCGTTAAAGGTTTGCACCATTTGGTATATGAGGTTGTTGATAACTCTATCGACGAAGCCCTTGCCGGCCACTGCGACACAATTAAGGTTTTTATATTAAAAGATAACTCGATAAGGGTTGAAGATAATGGTCGCGGTATCCCAACCGCTATGCACACTAAAGAGAAAAAATCGGCTTTAGAGGTGGTAATGACCGTATTACACGCCGGTGGTAAATTTGATAAGGATACTTACAAGGTGTCCGGCGGTTTGCACGGTGTGGGGGTTAGTTGCGTTAATGCGTTATCTATTCACCTTACCGCTTTAGTTTACCGTGAAGGTAAAGTGTGGACACAGGAATACTCTGAAGGTAAACCTTTGTTTGATGTAAAAACCATTGGCGACACGGAAAAAAGGGGTACTACCATTATATTTAAACCGGACGCTACCATTTTTACCCTTACAACCGAGTATAAATATGATACACTTGCCGGCCGCCTGCGCGAACTTTCATTCCTGAATAAAGGCATCCGCCTTAGTTTAACCGACGAGCGTATCCCTAATGAGGATGGATCATTCCCTACCGAAGAGTTTTACTCTGAAGGTGGTTTACGCGAGTTTGTTAAGTTTTTAGATGGCACACGCCAGTCTATCATTCCCGAGCCTATCTATTTGGATGGTGTAAAGAATGGTATCCCTGTTGAGCTTGCCTTTCAGTATAACGATACCTATTCCGAGAATGTATTCTCGTACGTAAATAATATAAACACCATTGAAGGTGGTACACACGTAGCTGGTTTCCGCAGGGGCTTAACCCGTACTCTGAAAGCATATGCCGATAAATCGGGATTGTTGAAAAACATGAAGATGGAAATTACCGGTGATGACTTCCGCGAGGGATTAACCGCTGTAATTTCTGTTAAAGTACAGGAGCCGCAGTTTGAAGGCCAAACCAAAACCAAATTGGGTAACAACGAGGTGATGGGTGCCGTTGATATGGCAGTAGGCGAAATATTGGGCAACTTCCTGGAAGAAAACCCGAAAGAGGCCAAACTGATTGTAAACAAAGTAATACTTGCTGCTACAGCCCGTGCCGCAGCCCGTAAGGCCCGCGAACTGGTACAGCGTAAGAGCGTAATGACCGGGTCCGGCCTGCCAGGCAAATTATCTGATTGTGCCAATAACGATCCATCATTGTGCGAGCTGTATCTTGTAGAGGGTGACTCGGCGGGTGGTACCGCCAAACAAGGCCGCGACCGCGAATACCAGGCTATTTTACCATTACGTGGTAAAATCCTGAACGTGGAGAAAGCCATGGAGCACAAAATTTACGAAAACGAAGAGATCAAGAACATGTTTACCGGCCTTGGTGTAAGCCGCGGTACACCTGATGATGATAAGGCGCTTAATTTAACCAAGTTACGTTACCACAAAATCATCATCATGACGGATGCCGACGTGGATGGATCGCACATTACCACGCTGATCCTTACGTTCTTCTTCCGTTACATGAAAGAATTGGTTGAAGCCGGTTATGTTTACATCGCTTCGCCACCATTGTACCAGGTAAAAAAAGGCAAAGAGTTTGAGTACTGCTGGAATGATGTACAGCGCGACGCCGCGATACAACGCCTTAAAGGTGCGGGTAAAGAAGATAGTGTACACGTACAACGTTACAAAGGTTTGGGCGAGATGAACGATATCCAGCTTTGGGATACCACCATGAACCCGGCCACACGTACCCTAAAACGCGCCACCATTGAAAACGCAGCAGAGTGCGACCACACCTTCAGCATGCTGATGGGTGATGAAGTAGCCCCCCGCCGCGAGTTTATTGAGCGCAACGCTAAATATGCTAAGATAGATACATAG
- the tamL gene encoding translocation and assembly module lipoprotein TamL codes for MIKNLRYLLILAVLLNACSNTKYLAPGQKLYTGGEVKIADKDSLKKGEASMLTTDLTSLLRPYPNGSILGLRVKLYIYNITKTKKTKGLAHWLNTKFGEPPVLISSVDVGKNAGILQNRLQNVSYFQAQVAGDTVSKGKTAKAVYTVQAGPGYRIRKVVFPKGTESIDTAVAGSAAKSLLKAGDKYNLDVIKTERIRIDAKLKEEGFYFFAPEDLIMKVDSTIAGHQVDIFVRVKNDIAERAQEIYTIRNIYVYPNYSLTDTAMMMDKSKHYRWYNIVERRKTISSFAFANTVLLHPNDVYSRTVHNNSLNRFVNLGPYKFVKNRFEDVTPDSPKLDVYYFLTPYKRKSLQFEILGRTTSANYTGTQVNLSWKHRNAFMGAEALGVTLFGSTDVQVGGGNNGFNVYQFGIQSTLSWPRFISPIEPRADNAYIPHTNLTLGYTIVNRQKLYNLNSYNATFGYNWKENAHRTHELNVVNFTFVNPLSVSQLYLDSVSGIKHPGVLPNPALKHVIDKQLILGPSYSYTYTNTTDDYRTNTMYYNGKVSLSNNLYGLVTGADTTAGKVRKLFGATFNQYVKFENEIRYFHKTAPNSSIASRVILGVGLPYGNSTQLPYSQQFFIGGPNSLRGFQARSIGPGHFNPTASVAQGNFLPDESGDIKLEANIEYRPKLFSIVRGALFADAGNIWLLNSNGGQPGAAFGKKFINDIAVDVGFGLRFDITVLVLRTDLGVPLRTPYVRPGEPQWNLDWHRSVFNLAIGYPF; via the coding sequence ATGATTAAAAATTTAAGATATTTATTGATACTCGCCGTGTTGCTGAATGCCTGCAGTAATACCAAATACCTTGCGCCTGGTCAAAAATTGTATACAGGAGGGGAGGTAAAGATTGCAGATAAGGATTCGTTAAAAAAAGGGGAGGCAAGCATGCTTACCACCGATCTCACATCGTTGCTAAGGCCTTATCCAAACGGCTCTATTTTAGGTTTGAGGGTTAAATTGTATATCTATAATATCACCAAAACAAAAAAAACAAAAGGTTTGGCACATTGGCTAAACACTAAGTTTGGCGAGCCACCGGTATTGATAAGCTCGGTTGATGTGGGAAAAAATGCCGGTATACTACAAAACAGGCTGCAAAACGTAAGTTATTTTCAGGCACAGGTTGCCGGAGATACGGTTAGTAAAGGGAAAACAGCCAAGGCAGTTTATACCGTACAAGCGGGGCCGGGATACCGGATCAGGAAAGTGGTGTTCCCCAAAGGAACCGAAAGTATTGATACTGCGGTTGCTGGTTCGGCTGCCAAAAGCCTGTTAAAGGCTGGCGATAAGTATAACCTTGATGTAATCAAAACCGAGCGGATACGCATAGATGCTAAATTAAAGGAGGAGGGCTTTTACTTTTTTGCGCCCGAAGATCTGATCATGAAGGTTGATAGTACAATAGCCGGGCACCAGGTGGATATTTTTGTGAGAGTTAAAAACGACATAGCCGAACGCGCCCAGGAAATTTATACTATCCGTAATATTTATGTTTATCCTAACTATTCATTAACGGATACAGCCATGATGATGGATAAATCGAAACATTACCGCTGGTATAATATAGTGGAACGCAGAAAAACCATTAGCAGTTTTGCATTTGCCAATACGGTATTACTGCACCCCAATGATGTTTACAGCCGCACTGTTCATAATAACTCCTTAAACAGGTTTGTAAACCTGGGGCCTTATAAGTTTGTAAAGAATAGATTTGAAGATGTAACCCCCGATTCGCCTAAGCTGGATGTGTATTATTTTTTAACGCCCTATAAACGCAAATCGTTACAATTTGAAATTTTGGGCCGCACCACATCGGCCAACTATACAGGTACACAGGTAAACCTGAGCTGGAAACACCGGAATGCTTTTATGGGGGCCGAGGCTTTGGGTGTTACGCTTTTTGGTAGTACCGATGTTCAGGTTGGCGGCGGCAATAATGGTTTTAATGTATACCAGTTTGGTATTCAAAGCACGCTGTCGTGGCCACGGTTTATAAGCCCTATAGAGCCCAGGGCCGATAATGCTTATATACCACATACCAACTTAACGCTGGGTTACACAATTGTTAACCGGCAAAAGCTTTACAACCTAAATTCATACAACGCCACATTTGGATACAACTGGAAAGAGAACGCTCACCGAACGCACGAACTGAATGTAGTGAATTTTACATTTGTAAATCCCTTGAGCGTTTCGCAGTTATACCTTGATAGCGTGAGCGGGATAAAGCATCCCGGCGTATTGCCAAATCCGGCCTTAAAACATGTTATAGATAAGCAATTGATATTGGGGCCGAGCTATAGTTATACATATACCAATACTACAGACGACTATCGCACCAATACCATGTACTATAACGGAAAGGTAAGCTTATCAAACAATTTATACGGGCTGGTTACCGGTGCCGATACCACCGCAGGCAAAGTACGTAAGTTGTTTGGAGCCACTTTTAACCAGTACGTAAAGTTTGAAAACGAAATTCGGTATTTTCATAAAACGGCGCCCAATAGTTCGATTGCATCGCGGGTTATTTTGGGGGTTGGTTTACCTTATGGTAACTCAACCCAGTTACCGTACAGCCAGCAGTTTTTCATAGGTGGCCCCAATAGTTTGCGGGGGTTCCAGGCCAGGTCAATTGGTCCGGGTCACTTTAACCCAACTGCAAGCGTGGCGCAGGGTAATTTCCTGCCCGACGAATCTGGCGATATTAAACTGGAAGCCAACATCGAGTACCGTCCAAAACTATTCAGTATTGTTCGCGGTGCGTTATTTGCCGATGCCGGTAATATCTGGCTGCTTAATTCAAATGGCGGCCAGCCCGGGGCAGCATTCGGCAAAAAGTTTATAAATGACATTGCTGTTGATGTGGGTTTCGGCTTGCGTTTTGATATCACAGTGCTGGTGCTGCGTACCGATTTGGGTGTACCGCTGCGAACACCTTACGTTCGCCCTGGCGAGCCCCAGTGGAACCTTGACTGGCACAGGAGCGTATTTAACCTGGCAATAGGATATCCTTTTTAA